The genomic DNA GCGACGGGACGTTCGTCATGATGATGAGCCCCCGCCCGCGGCACCAGCTCACCGCCGTAGACGTGCGCGACCAACTGGCCGGACAACTACCGCCCGGAATAATCGCCGCAGAAGCCACGGACACGGATGACGCGTCCCTCGGCACACTGCGCATTCCTGACCTGCTGGTGGTCCCGCGCTCGGCCATGGAGACGGACGATCCGCTGGACCCGCACGAGATCCTGCTGGCCATCGAGATCGTCTCCCCGTCGAACCCCGGCAACGACTACGACGCCAAGAGCCACGACTACCCGGCGATGGGCATCCCGCACTACCTGATCCTGGACCCACGCGATGGCACGTGGACGTACCAGTGGGAGATCGACACCAGCGGCGGACGGCCCGCCTACGGCAACCGTCTGCTGCGGCAGCCGTACGGGACCCCGCTCGCCATCACCTCCGAGCTGGGCACCTGGAAGCTCGACACGAGCGGTCTGCCGCTCTACTCGCGCAAGGACATGATGCTTCCGCCGGAGTGAGCGGAGTGGTGCTCGGCCGGCGACCGGTCCGCCGCCTTGGCCGGGCTTGCCGCCGCCGCCCCGATCAGGGCGGCTACGGCGATGACGGCGGCGCAGAATCCTCTGACGTAACGCGCGGACATACCAACCTCGCAACGACAGTGACAGCGGCAACGACAGCAACGAGTTAAGCACGCTTAATGCGTGCCTAACTTAAGGGGTTGGAGCGGGCAACGGGAAGGGCTTCAGGGCGAGTTGAGTCATCGGAAACCCTTTTTCAGTCACCGCGCCGCTGCTGGGGCAGCAGTCCGTGGCGGTGCACCAGCCAACTGATGGCGGTCAGCCTGCACACCGCGTAGTCGTGGCCGACCGGCTCCCGCCAGTCCAGCTCCGCGAGCGCGTCCAGGAATCCGAGCGCGTAGTCCGTGAGATCGGCGTGGTCCGGGGGCGGGGGCGTGAGGTCCGGGCCGCCCGCCGAGAGGCGTTCCCGCAGCTCGGCGACGTGCTGGTCCACCGCGGCCGTGAAGGCGGGCTCGAAGGCGAACTCCGCGAAGCGGGGCTCGTACGCGCTGCTGATCTTGGCCAAAGGGGACATTTCTTCACCATACGGCAGGCGGGCGCGGGGGAGTCACGTGATACCCGTCACCGGAACGCCACGCGGCGATTACGCTCGGCGACAGGCCGTAACCGTTCGGTCGGGTCTTCAACAACTCGCCCCCCGTGTAAGTGAGTTACCGGCCAGTCCGTAACTCGGCTTACTGGCATGATTAATCGCATGGTGAGACGGGACGACCCGGAAGTCATCGGGCGCAGGGTGCAACAGCTCAGACGCGAACGTGGGCTCACCCAGCGGCAGTTGGCCGAGCCCGCCTATACGCCCGCGTACATCTCCACCCTGGAGGCCGGCCGGGTCCGCCCCTCCGACGACGCGCTGCGCCACCTCGCCGACCGACTGGGCGTCGCCTACGACGAGTTGGCGACCGGCCGCCCCGCCCGGCTCGCCACCGAGCTCCGCC from Streptomyces sp. NBC_01478 includes the following:
- a CDS encoding Uma2 family endonuclease gives rise to the protein MTEQAIYRHLRGLRDHFTPPPGFTYPEISDGTFVMMMSPRPRHQLTAVDVRDQLAGQLPPGIIAAEATDTDDASLGTLRIPDLLVVPRSAMETDDPLDPHEILLAIEIVSPSNPGNDYDAKSHDYPAMGIPHYLILDPRDGTWTYQWEIDTSGGRPAYGNRLLRQPYGTPLAITSELGTWKLDTSGLPLYSRKDMMLPPE
- a CDS encoding DUF6401 family natural product biosynthesis protein — protein: MSPLAKISSAYEPRFAEFAFEPAFTAAVDQHVAELRERLSAGGPDLTPPPPDHADLTDYALGFLDALAELDWREPVGHDYAVCRLTAISWLVHRHGLLPQQRRGD